Proteins encoded in a region of the Streptomyces sp. NBC_01471 genome:
- a CDS encoding arginine repressor has product MTEAQQTEHETQDAEHGGPSVPQTRTARHRRIVDILNRQPVRSQSQLARLLADDGLSVTQATLSRDLDELGAVKIRNTGGELIYAVPSEGGYRTPHAPLGESAKEERMRRLSSELLISAEASANLVVLRTPPGAAQFLASAIDQAELHDILGTIAGDDTLMLISRDPAGGQALADHLLRLAQNPR; this is encoded by the coding sequence ATGACCGAGGCGCAGCAGACCGAGCACGAGACGCAGGACGCCGAGCACGGCGGGCCGTCCGTCCCGCAGACCCGGACGGCCCGCCACCGCCGGATCGTGGACATCCTCAACCGGCAGCCGGTGCGCTCGCAGAGCCAGCTCGCCAGGCTGCTCGCGGACGACGGGCTGAGCGTCACCCAGGCGACGCTCTCCCGCGATCTCGACGAGCTGGGCGCCGTGAAGATCCGCAACACCGGTGGTGAGCTGATCTACGCGGTGCCCAGCGAGGGCGGCTACCGCACGCCGCACGCCCCGCTCGGCGAGTCCGCCAAGGAGGAGCGGATGCGCAGGCTCTCGTCCGAGCTGCTGATCTCGGCGGAGGCCTCGGCCAACCTGGTGGTGCTGCGTACGCCGCCGGGCGCCGCCCAGTTCCTCGCCTCGGCCATCGACCAGGCCGAACTGCACGACATCCTCGGCACGATCGCCGGGGACGACACGCTGATGCTGATCAGCCGGGACCCTGCGGGCGGGCAGGCGCTCGCCGACCATCTGCTGCGACTGGCGCAGAACCCACGCTGA
- a CDS encoding ADP-ribosylglycohydrolase family protein produces the protein MTDPHLLDRALGAFYGLALGDALGMPTQVMSREDVVRVYGSITGFEPAQHDNPVSAGMPAGSVTDDTDQAVIVGRLLVEGAGHIDPLRFAAELLAWEKEMKARGSFDLLGPSTKAALDAVAGGADIKEAGRTGTTNGAAMRVTPVGIACAVEPLPRFLDRVVESCQVTHDTNVGIAGAAAVAAAVSTGVAGGTLDDAFAAAVTAARAGSARGNWIAGADISARISWARELVRGLDEAEALDRIVALIGTSVASQESVPAAFAVLALTGGDPWRSTLLAANLGGDSDTIGAIAGAVAGSVSGLAGLPPDAVRTLRAVNGLALEPLTERLLALR, from the coding sequence ATGACCGACCCGCACCTGCTCGACCGCGCCCTCGGCGCCTTCTACGGCCTCGCGCTCGGGGACGCCCTGGGCATGCCCACCCAGGTGATGTCCCGCGAGGACGTCGTACGGGTCTACGGCAGCATCACCGGCTTCGAGCCCGCACAGCACGACAACCCGGTCAGCGCCGGGATGCCCGCGGGCTCGGTCACCGACGACACCGACCAGGCCGTCATCGTGGGCCGGCTGCTCGTGGAGGGCGCCGGGCACATCGACCCGCTCCGCTTCGCCGCCGAGCTGCTCGCCTGGGAGAAGGAGATGAAGGCCAGGGGCTCCTTCGATCTGCTCGGTCCCTCCACCAAGGCGGCGCTCGACGCCGTCGCGGGCGGCGCGGACATCAAGGAGGCGGGCAGGACCGGCACCACCAACGGCGCCGCCATGCGCGTCACCCCCGTCGGTATCGCCTGCGCGGTGGAGCCGCTGCCCCGGTTCCTCGACCGGGTCGTGGAGTCCTGCCAGGTCACGCATGACACGAACGTGGGGATCGCGGGAGCGGCGGCCGTCGCGGCAGCGGTGAGCACCGGAGTCGCGGGAGGTACGCTGGACGACGCCTTCGCGGCGGCGGTCACCGCGGCCCGTGCCGGGTCCGCACGCGGCAACTGGATCGCCGGGGCGGACATCTCCGCCCGGATCTCCTGGGCCCGTGAGCTGGTGCGCGGGCTGGACGAGGCCGAAGCCCTCGACCGTATCGTCGCGCTCATCGGCACCAGCGTGGCCAGCCAGGAGTCCGTCCCCGCGGCCTTCGCCGTCCTCGCGCTGACCGGTGGCGACCCCTGGCGCAGCACCCTGCTCGCCGCCAACCTCGGCGGTGACAGCGACACCATCGGGGCCATCGCGGGCGCCGTCGCAGGGTCCGTGAGCGGGCTGGCGGGGCTGCCCCCCGACGCCGTACGCACGCTCAGGGCCGTCAACGGCCTCGCGCTGGAACCACTGACCGAGCGGCTGCTCGCGCTCCGCTGA
- a CDS encoding L,D-transpeptidase family protein, with translation MRRFLVAGSVLLAVAGSLAARPAGDRPLPERLADTGGGSQLITAEAPSLHSTTGTLSWWDLRGGRWHRTGTAAARFGEKGLADGATRRQGTDTTPTGIYDLPYAFGIKAAPAGTRYPYRAVRGSSWWCEDNASRAYNRWVDPRPGDCRASDAERLSGYPTQYARALVVGFNYARPVRGRGAGIFLHVNGSGATAGCVSVPAAAVDRLLTWAEPGRRPHIAIGTRSGPTALTRY, from the coding sequence ATGCGCAGATTCCTGGTGGCAGGTTCGGTTCTGCTGGCCGTCGCGGGTTCCCTCGCGGCCCGGCCCGCCGGTGACCGTCCCCTGCCGGAACGGCTCGCCGACACCGGCGGCGGCTCCCAGCTGATCACCGCGGAGGCCCCGTCGCTGCACTCCACCACCGGCACGCTGAGCTGGTGGGACCTGCGCGGCGGACGGTGGCACAGGACCGGCACGGCCGCGGCCCGCTTCGGCGAGAAGGGGCTGGCCGACGGCGCGACGCGCCGACAGGGCACGGACACCACCCCCACCGGCATCTACGACCTGCCGTACGCCTTCGGGATCAAGGCGGCGCCCGCCGGGACCCGTTACCCCTACCGGGCGGTCAGGGGGAGTTCGTGGTGGTGCGAGGACAACGCGTCCCGTGCGTACAACCGCTGGGTGGACCCGCGTCCCGGGGACTGCCGGGCCAGTGACGCGGAGCGGCTGAGCGGCTATCCGACGCAGTACGCCCGGGCGCTGGTCGTCGGGTTCAACTACGCGCGTCCGGTGCGCGGGCGGGGCGCCGGGATCTTCCTGCACGTCAACGGCAGTGGCGCGACGGCCGGTTGTGTGTCCGTACCGGCGGCCGCGGTCGACCGCCTCCTCACCTGGGCCGAACCGGGGCGCCGTCCGCACATCGCGATCGGCACCCGGTCCGGGCCGACCGCCCTGACCCGTTACTGA
- a CDS encoding PfkB family carbohydrate kinase: protein MNPRPPNPRLVLAGNVIVDLVIEIPALPERGGDVIGSHASRTAGGGFNTLVAARRLGTDAVYAGLHGTGPHGDLVREALASESVRTVLPVREDGDTGFCVALVDAGGERTFVTSFGVDARLTAAELAVVTGRLRDGDMVQLSGYGLVMPVNGPLLSRFTAGLPAGVTVCFDPGPLVADIPGEILGPVLARADWLSCNAREGRLLTGHEDPRRSAAALRERLASGAGVLVRADKDGCWLAAPGAEAVHVPGFPVEAVDSNGAGDAHVGAFLALLGLGLDPLSAARGANASAACAVTRRGPATAPGIAELVEFLGSDPLAERLAALPARSM, encoded by the coding sequence ATGAACCCCCGCCCGCCCAACCCCCGTCTGGTACTCGCCGGAAACGTCATCGTCGATCTGGTGATCGAGATCCCCGCACTGCCCGAGCGGGGCGGCGACGTCATCGGCTCGCACGCGTCCCGGACGGCGGGCGGCGGGTTCAACACCCTGGTCGCGGCCCGCAGGCTGGGCACCGACGCGGTGTACGCGGGGCTGCACGGCACGGGCCCGCACGGCGATCTCGTACGGGAGGCGCTGGCCTCGGAGAGCGTACGGACCGTGCTGCCGGTCCGCGAGGACGGCGACACCGGCTTCTGCGTCGCGCTGGTGGACGCCGGGGGCGAGCGGACGTTCGTGACCAGCTTCGGGGTCGACGCCCGGCTGACCGCGGCCGAACTGGCCGTCGTGACAGGGCGGCTCAGGGACGGGGACATGGTCCAGCTGTCCGGGTACGGCCTGGTGATGCCGGTGAACGGCCCGCTGCTCTCCCGCTTCACCGCCGGGCTGCCGGCCGGGGTCACGGTCTGCTTCGACCCGGGCCCCCTCGTCGCCGACATCCCCGGGGAGATCCTCGGCCCGGTCCTGGCGCGGGCCGACTGGCTCAGCTGCAACGCCCGCGAGGGGCGGCTGCTGACCGGTCACGAGGATCCGCGACGGTCCGCCGCCGCGCTGCGGGAGCGGCTCGCATCCGGCGCCGGGGTGCTGGTGCGGGCCGACAAGGACGGCTGCTGGCTGGCCGCGCCCGGCGCGGAGGCGGTCCATGTGCCCGGCTTCCCGGTCGAGGCGGTCGACAGCAACGGCGCGGGCGACGCCCACGTCGGGGCGTTCCTCGCGCTGCTCGGCCTGGGGCTCGACCCGCTGTCTGCGGCGCGCGGCGCCAACGCGTCGGCGGCCTGCGCGGTGACCCGGCGCGGTCCGGCGACCGCACCCGGTATCGCGGAGCTGGTGGAGTTCCTCGGTTCCGACCCGCTCGCGGAGCGGCTGGCCGCACTGCCCGCACGATCGATGTAA
- the argB gene encoding acetylglutamate kinase, which yields MSARKHTALPKAQTLIEALPWLTRHHGKTVVIKFGGNAMVDEELKAAFAQDVVFLRHAGLRPVVVHGGGPQISAQLDRHGLVSEFKAGLRVTTPEAMDVVRMVLAGQVQRELVGLLNQHGPFAVGMTGEDANTITAVQHFPQIDGEAVDIGRVGEITGIDIGAIEALLEDGRIPVVSSIARSAEDNHVFNVNADTAAAALAAALNAETLMVLTDVEGLYEDWPNSDDVISRLTAKQLEKLLPELASGMVPKMQGCLFAVRNGVTTARVIDGRVQHSILLEIFTDEGIGTMVVPDTGTETTGATEGES from the coding sequence ATGAGCGCCCGCAAGCACACCGCGCTCCCCAAGGCGCAGACCCTCATCGAGGCGCTGCCCTGGCTGACGCGCCACCACGGCAAGACCGTCGTCATCAAGTTCGGCGGCAACGCCATGGTCGACGAGGAGCTCAAGGCCGCCTTCGCCCAGGACGTCGTCTTCCTGCGGCACGCCGGTCTCAGGCCCGTCGTCGTGCACGGCGGCGGCCCGCAGATCAGCGCACAGCTCGACCGGCACGGCCTGGTCAGTGAGTTCAAGGCCGGGCTGCGGGTGACGACGCCCGAGGCGATGGACGTCGTACGGATGGTGCTCGCGGGCCAGGTGCAGCGCGAACTCGTCGGGCTGCTCAACCAGCACGGCCCGTTCGCGGTCGGTATGACCGGCGAGGACGCGAACACGATCACCGCCGTCCAGCACTTCCCGCAGATCGACGGCGAGGCGGTCGACATCGGCCGGGTCGGCGAGATCACCGGGATCGACATCGGCGCGATCGAGGCGCTGCTGGAGGACGGCCGCATTCCCGTCGTCTCCTCCATCGCCCGCAGCGCCGAGGACAACCACGTCTTCAACGTCAACGCCGACACCGCGGCCGCCGCGCTGGCCGCCGCACTGAACGCCGAGACACTGATGGTCCTCACCGACGTGGAGGGCCTCTACGAGGACTGGCCGAACAGCGACGACGTCATCAGCAGGCTCACCGCGAAGCAGCTGGAGAAGCTCCTCCCGGAGCTGGCCAGCGGCATGGTGCCCAAGATGCAGGGCTGCCTCTTCGCCGTACGCAACGGCGTCACCACCGCCCGCGTCATCGACGGGCGGGTCCAGCACTCGATTCTGCTGGAGATCTTCACCGACGAGGGAATCGGCACGATGGTCGTGCCGGACACCGGGACAGAAACCACTGGCGCCACTGAGGGGGAGTCATGA
- a CDS encoding GntR family transcriptional regulator gives MPGQVHKHHRISRILAEEIRAGVHADGSKLPGEHTLRERFGVSRTTVRQALNELGEQGLIATHAGIGSFVTFDGTPLDNRLGWTQALADRGTELTTEVLRFETVSDQPLAAALGLATAGFIALDRVRRLPDGHGISLERSRVPAVGALAGLAERGLENGSLQKALVAAGRIADSAEARISVSPIDEAEANALRRSPGEAFLHQSQVFRAADGSVVEQVTSLLDPSRFQLHVRTTGRGGHA, from the coding sequence ATGCCTGGACAGGTTCATAAGCATCACCGCATCTCACGCATCCTCGCCGAGGAGATCCGCGCCGGTGTGCACGCCGACGGCAGCAAGCTGCCCGGTGAGCACACTCTGCGGGAGCGCTTCGGAGTCAGCCGCACCACCGTGCGGCAGGCGCTCAACGAGCTGGGCGAGCAGGGTCTGATCGCCACCCACGCCGGAATCGGCTCGTTCGTCACCTTCGACGGGACACCGCTGGACAACCGGCTCGGCTGGACCCAGGCCCTCGCCGACCGGGGCACCGAGCTGACCACCGAGGTGCTCCGGTTCGAGACCGTCTCCGATCAGCCGCTCGCCGCCGCACTCGGTCTGGCGACGGCCGGGTTCATCGCGCTGGACCGGGTCAGGCGGCTGCCCGACGGGCACGGCATCTCGCTGGAGCGCAGCCGGGTGCCCGCCGTCGGCGCACTCGCCGGGCTGGCCGAGCGCGGGCTGGAGAACGGTTCGCTGCAGAAGGCGCTCGTCGCGGCGGGCCGGATCGCCGACTCCGCCGAGGCCCGGATCTCGGTCTCCCCCATCGACGAGGCCGAAGCCAACGCACTGCGCCGCTCTCCCGGTGAGGCGTTCCTCCACCAGTCCCAGGTGTTCCGGGCCGCCGACGGCTCCGTCGTGGAGCAGGTCACCAGCCTGCTCGACCCGTCCCGGTTCCAGCTGCACGTCCGCACCACCGGCCGAGGAGGCCACGCATGA
- a CDS encoding cytosine permease: MAASTKNDRVGTVETRGIEPVPDSERHGHASQMFWTWFAANISLLGLPLGATLVAFRGLNIWQAALVAVVGAFGSFALVGALSIAGQKGGAPALTLSRAVFGQRGNAGPTLITWLSRVGWETITTTTAAYALLALLGVAFGVHKNTVLTVVCLLVFIACTLLISGLGHATIMWINKWATVLFGVLNLVVMGFLVATVDWSKVLHAPSGPTSGVIAGIGFIAAGTGIGWANAGADYARYLPRSVRGSRLITASAFGAGIPLVLLISLGSLLTAGDPTLATASDPVAAINAMLPSWMAIPYLIAAFGGLLMSNHLSTYSAGLTMITLGLKVPRAAAVLVDVVLMFLGGIYFMLIAGDFYGPFSTFLTLLAVPISAWIGVIAVDTLRGRTYDETALMDTTRTSAYWYTGGFRLPAVLAWVAAIVAGLLFTEASTGKNDVWFSGPLAGSWFGTNGLGWAVSMAVGAAVHLLAGRRSPVSAAPEPALEEAVR, from the coding sequence ATGGCCGCTTCAACGAAGAACGATCGCGTCGGCACCGTGGAGACCCGGGGAATCGAACCGGTCCCCGACAGTGAACGCCATGGCCATGCGAGCCAGATGTTCTGGACCTGGTTCGCCGCCAATATCTCGCTCCTCGGGCTGCCCCTCGGTGCGACGCTCGTCGCCTTCCGCGGCCTGAACATCTGGCAGGCGGCGCTGGTCGCCGTCGTGGGTGCGTTCGGCTCGTTCGCGCTGGTCGGCGCGTTGAGCATCGCGGGCCAGAAGGGCGGAGCCCCCGCGCTCACGCTGTCCAGGGCGGTCTTCGGGCAGCGCGGCAACGCGGGTCCGACCCTGATCACCTGGCTGAGCCGGGTGGGCTGGGAGACGATCACGACGACCACCGCCGCGTACGCCCTGCTGGCTCTGCTCGGGGTCGCCTTCGGAGTGCACAAGAACACCGTCCTCACCGTGGTCTGCCTCCTGGTCTTCATCGCCTGCACCCTGCTGATCAGCGGTCTCGGCCACGCCACCATCATGTGGATCAACAAGTGGGCCACGGTGCTCTTCGGCGTGCTGAACCTGGTCGTGATGGGGTTCCTGGTCGCGACCGTCGACTGGTCCAAGGTGCTGCACGCTCCGTCCGGACCCACCAGCGGTGTCATCGCGGGGATCGGGTTCATCGCCGCGGGCACCGGTATCGGCTGGGCCAACGCCGGCGCGGACTACGCCCGCTACCTCCCGCGCTCGGTGCGGGGCTCCCGGCTGATCACCGCCTCCGCCTTCGGCGCCGGTATCCCGCTGGTACTGCTGATCTCGCTCGGCTCGCTGCTCACCGCGGGCGACCCGACCCTCGCCACGGCCTCGGACCCGGTCGCCGCCATCAACGCGATGCTGCCGTCCTGGATGGCGATCCCGTATCTGATCGCGGCGTTCGGCGGACTCCTGATGTCCAACCACCTCTCCACCTACTCGGCCGGCCTCACCATGATCACGCTGGGGCTGAAGGTGCCGCGGGCGGCGGCGGTGCTCGTCGACGTCGTCCTGATGTTCCTCGGCGGCATCTACTTCATGCTGATCGCCGGTGACTTCTACGGGCCCTTCTCCACCTTCCTGACCCTCCTGGCCGTGCCGATCTCGGCGTGGATCGGGGTGATCGCCGTGGACACGCTGCGCGGCCGTACGTACGACGAAACGGCCCTGATGGACACCACCCGCACCAGCGCCTACTGGTACACCGGCGGCTTCCGGCTGCCCGCCGTGCTCGCCTGGGTCGCCGCGATCGTGGCCGGGCTCCTCTTCACCGAGGCGTCCACCGGCAAGAACGACGTCTGGTTCTCCGGCCCGCTGGCCGGGAGCTGGTTCGGCACCAACGGACTGGGCTGGGCCGTCTCCATGGCGGTCGGCGCCGCCGTCCACCTGCTGGCCGGCCGCCGCTCCCCGGTGTCCGCCGCCCCCGAGCCCGCCCTTGAGGAGGCCGTCCGATGA
- a CDS encoding argininosuccinate synthase, with product MTERVVLAYSGGLDTSVAIGWIAEETGAEVIAVAVDVGQGGEDLDVIRKRALACGAVEAEVADARDEFADEYCLPAIRANALYMDRYPLVSALSRPAIVKHLVAAARKHGATTVAHGCTGKGNDQVRFEAGITALGPDLTCIAPVRDYAMTRDKAIAFCEAKNLPIATSRKSPYSIDQNVFGRAVETGFLEDIWNAPIEDVYEYTANPAEPREADEAVISFKEGVPVAIDGRPVTVLQAIQQLNERAGAQGIGRIDMVEDRLVGIKSREIYEAPGAIALITAHQELENVTVERELARYKRQVEQRWGEMVYDGLWFSPLKRALDGFINEANQHVTGDIRMTLHGGRATVTGRRSSESLYDFNLATYDSGDTFDQSKAQGFIEIFGLSAKIAAKRDLA from the coding sequence GTGACCGAGCGCGTCGTACTCGCCTACTCGGGAGGCCTGGACACCTCTGTCGCCATCGGCTGGATCGCCGAGGAGACGGGCGCCGAGGTCATCGCTGTCGCCGTGGACGTCGGCCAGGGCGGCGAGGACCTGGACGTCATCCGCAAGCGCGCCCTCGCCTGCGGTGCGGTCGAGGCCGAGGTCGCCGACGCCAGGGACGAGTTCGCCGACGAGTACTGCCTCCCGGCGATCAGGGCCAACGCGCTCTACATGGACCGCTACCCGCTGGTCTCCGCGCTCTCGCGGCCGGCCATCGTCAAGCACCTCGTGGCCGCGGCCAGGAAGCACGGCGCCACCACGGTCGCCCACGGCTGCACCGGCAAGGGCAACGACCAGGTCCGCTTCGAGGCCGGCATCACCGCGCTCGGCCCCGACCTCACGTGCATCGCGCCGGTCCGTGACTACGCGATGACCCGCGACAAGGCCATCGCCTTCTGCGAGGCGAAGAACCTCCCGATCGCGACGTCCAGGAAGTCCCCGTACTCCATCGACCAGAACGTCTTCGGGCGCGCCGTCGAGACCGGGTTCCTGGAGGACATCTGGAACGCGCCGATCGAGGACGTGTACGAGTACACCGCGAACCCGGCGGAGCCACGCGAAGCCGACGAGGCCGTCATCTCCTTCAAGGAGGGCGTCCCGGTAGCCATCGACGGCAGGCCCGTCACCGTCCTGCAGGCGATCCAGCAGCTCAACGAACGGGCCGGCGCCCAGGGCATCGGCCGCATCGACATGGTCGAGGACCGGCTCGTCGGCATCAAGTCCCGGGAGATCTACGAGGCGCCCGGCGCCATCGCGCTGATCACCGCCCACCAGGAGCTGGAGAACGTCACGGTCGAGCGCGAACTGGCCCGCTACAAGCGGCAGGTCGAGCAGCGCTGGGGCGAGATGGTCTACGACGGCCTGTGGTTCTCCCCGCTCAAGCGGGCCCTGGACGGCTTCATCAACGAGGCCAACCAGCACGTCACGGGCGACATCCGGATGACGCTGCACGGCGGCCGCGCCACCGTCACCGGCCGTAGGTCCAGTGAGTCGCTGTACGACTTCAACCTGGCGACCTACGACTCGGGCGATACTTTCGACCAGTCCAAGGCACAGGGTTTCATCGAGATCTTCGGCCTCTCCGCGAAGATCGCGGCCAAGCGCGACCTGGCCTGA
- a CDS encoding bile acid:sodium symporter family protein, whose translation MTDPAGATDRAARRAVTVFPVLVLVAGATGLATPGTFAGWSVSVPYLLGVVMFCMGLTMTKVDFQGVAKRPWAVGLGLVAHYVIMPGLGWLIAHVLGLSPQLAAGVILVGCAPSGTASNVVTYLARGDVALSVSVATVSTVLAPLVTPPLTLLLAGAYLPVDAGSMMTDILKTVLLPVLAGLTVRFLAGRYVDRVLGALPWLSAVTVAVIVAVVVGGSAAAIKSAAAMVLLAVVLHNGLGLLLGYGAGRAAGLGKPGSRAMAFEVGMQNSGLAASLATAHFSPLAALPAAIFSVWHNVSGALVAAWMSYRSRKAEAAPEAV comes from the coding sequence ATGACCGACCCCGCAGGCGCCACCGACCGGGCGGCCCGCCGCGCGGTCACGGTCTTCCCCGTACTCGTCCTGGTGGCGGGGGCGACAGGTCTCGCCACCCCGGGCACCTTCGCGGGGTGGAGCGTCTCCGTCCCGTATCTGCTGGGCGTGGTCATGTTCTGCATGGGACTGACCATGACCAAGGTGGACTTCCAGGGGGTGGCGAAACGGCCGTGGGCCGTGGGGCTCGGACTGGTCGCGCACTATGTGATCATGCCGGGACTCGGCTGGCTGATCGCCCATGTCCTCGGTCTCTCACCCCAGTTGGCGGCGGGAGTCATCCTGGTGGGCTGCGCGCCGAGCGGTACGGCGTCCAATGTCGTCACCTATCTGGCACGCGGCGACGTGGCGCTCTCGGTGTCGGTGGCCACCGTGTCGACGGTGCTCGCCCCGCTGGTCACCCCGCCGCTGACGCTGCTGCTCGCGGGCGCCTATCTGCCGGTCGACGCGGGCTCGATGATGACCGACATCCTCAAGACGGTGCTGCTGCCGGTGCTGGCCGGTCTGACGGTGCGGTTCCTGGCGGGCCGTTACGTGGACCGGGTGCTGGGCGCGCTGCCCTGGCTCTCCGCCGTCACCGTCGCGGTCATCGTCGCGGTCGTGGTCGGCGGGAGCGCGGCGGCGATCAAGTCGGCGGCGGCGATGGTGCTGCTGGCCGTGGTCCTCCACAACGGCCTCGGGCTGCTGCTCGGTTACGGAGCGGGCAGGGCTGCCGGTCTCGGGAAACCGGGGAGCCGGGCAATGGCCTTCGAGGTGGGCATGCAGAACTCGGGCCTGGCAGCTTCGCTGGCCACCGCCCACTTCAGCCCGCTGGCAGCGCTGCCCGCGGCGATCTTCTCGGTCTGGCACAACGTGTCCGGGGCCCTGGTCGCGGCCTGGATGTCGTACCGGTCCCGGAAGGCGGAGGCGGCCCCGGAGGCGGTTTAG
- a CDS encoding acetylornithine transaminase, with translation MSNQELAQRWQGALMDNYGTPKLSLVRGEGATVWDAEGTAYTDFVGGIAVNALGHAHPAVVEAVSRQIASLGHVSNLFIAEPPVALAERLLQAFGRPGRVYFANSGAEANEAVFKIGRLTGRTHMVATQGAFHGRTMGALSLTGQPGKQNGFEPLPGVVTHVPYGDAEALRAVVTENTAFVIIEPIQGENGVVVPPADYLRAAREITRATGTLLVLDEVQTGIGRTGHWFEHQAHDGVDPDVVTLAKGLGGGLPLGAAVAFGAAAELLHPGQHGSTFGGNPVACAAGLAVLDTIHTDGILDRVKGTGEKLRTGIEALGHPLVGHVRGAGLLLGIVLTESRAPQVQQAAQEAGFLVNVTGPDVVRLMPPLIIGDDDVDAFLRALPGVLDQANGEE, from the coding sequence ATGAGCAACCAGGAACTCGCACAGCGCTGGCAGGGCGCTCTGATGGACAACTACGGCACGCCGAAGCTCTCCCTGGTGCGCGGCGAGGGCGCCACCGTGTGGGACGCCGAAGGCACCGCGTACACCGACTTCGTCGGCGGCATCGCCGTCAACGCGCTCGGCCACGCCCACCCCGCGGTCGTCGAGGCCGTCTCCCGGCAGATCGCCTCGCTCGGCCATGTCTCCAACCTCTTCATCGCCGAACCGCCCGTCGCGCTCGCCGAACGGCTGCTCCAGGCCTTCGGCCGCCCCGGCCGGGTGTACTTCGCCAACTCCGGGGCCGAGGCCAACGAGGCCGTCTTCAAGATCGGCCGGCTCACCGGGCGTACGCACATGGTCGCCACCCAGGGCGCGTTCCACGGCCGGACCATGGGCGCGCTCTCGCTCACCGGGCAGCCCGGCAAGCAGAACGGCTTCGAGCCGCTGCCCGGTGTGGTCACCCACGTCCCGTACGGCGACGCGGAAGCGCTGCGCGCGGTCGTCACGGAGAACACCGCCTTCGTGATCATCGAACCGATCCAGGGCGAGAACGGCGTCGTCGTCCCGCCCGCCGACTACCTCCGGGCCGCCCGGGAGATCACCCGCGCCACCGGCACGCTGCTGGTGCTCGACGAGGTGCAGACGGGCATCGGGCGCACCGGCCACTGGTTCGAGCACCAGGCGCACGACGGGGTCGACCCCGATGTCGTCACGCTCGCCAAGGGTCTCGGCGGCGGTCTCCCGCTGGGCGCGGCCGTGGCCTTCGGGGCGGCCGCCGAGCTGCTGCACCCCGGTCAGCACGGCTCCACCTTCGGCGGCAACCCGGTGGCGTGCGCCGCCGGGCTCGCCGTGCTGGACACGATCCACACGGACGGAATCCTCGACCGGGTGAAGGGCACGGGCGAGAAGCTGCGCACCGGGATCGAGGCGCTGGGACACCCCCTGGTCGGCCACGTCCGCGGCGCCGGACTGCTGCTGGGTATCGTGCTCACCGAGTCCCGCGCGCCCCAGGTGCAGCAGGCGGCTCAGGAGGCAGGCTTCCTGGTGAACGTGACCGGCCCCGATGTCGTACGGCTGATGCCGCCGCTGATCATCGGTGACGACGACGTGGACGCGTTCCTCCGGGCGCTGCCCGGCGTTCTCGACCAGGCCAACGGGGAAGAGTGA
- a CDS encoding pyridoxamine 5'-phosphate oxidase family protein translates to MGKTYACIDGRLRTFIEEQRIFFTATAPLDGDGTVNLSPKGISGSFAVIDEQTVAYLDFAGSNAETIAHLRENGRITLMWCAFQGPPNIVRVHGHGEPVFRDDPRFTGLLRHFAGTDHSRHGLRAIIVVTAELIRDTCGFAVPNMAYENDRTLHARRFEREDDSSLGAYFEKKEHIAASIDGLPGLPLPLPPLTDAGQSNGPGLPGKHGNR, encoded by the coding sequence ATGGGAAAGACGTACGCGTGCATAGACGGACGGCTGAGGACCTTCATCGAGGAACAGCGCATCTTCTTCACGGCGACCGCCCCGCTCGACGGTGACGGGACCGTCAACCTCTCCCCCAAGGGAATCAGCGGCTCGTTCGCGGTCATCGACGAGCAGACCGTGGCCTACCTGGATTTCGCCGGGAGCAACGCGGAGACCATCGCCCACCTCAGGGAGAACGGCCGCATCACCCTGATGTGGTGCGCCTTCCAGGGGCCACCCAACATCGTGCGGGTGCACGGCCACGGCGAGCCGGTCTTCCGCGACGACCCGCGGTTCACCGGACTGCTCCGGCACTTCGCCGGGACCGATCACTCCCGGCACGGACTGCGGGCGATCATCGTGGTGACCGCCGAGCTGATCAGGGACACCTGCGGATTCGCGGTGCCCAACATGGCGTACGAGAACGACCGGACGCTGCACGCCCGGCGCTTCGAACGCGAGGACGACAGCAGCCTCGGCGCGTACTTCGAGAAGAAGGAACACATCGCGGCCAGCATCGACGGCCTTCCGGGACTGCCGCTTCCGCTGCCACCCCTGACCGACGCAGGCCAATCGAACGGGCCGGGGCTTCCCGGGAAACACGGGAACCGGTGA